In Sphingobium sp. Cam5-1, the following proteins share a genomic window:
- a CDS encoding heme-binding protein, with the protein MLASCGGGGGSSGGSGGSPTPTPTPTPTRLYADPAQEALTVADVESVVAHAAAEAQARSLPAVIAVTDRVGNVLAVFRMNGARATATTSAAPNGQNIDAQNLTVPAEAGAISKAITGAYLSSGGNAFSTRTASMIVQEHFPPAPGTVGLESGPLFGVQFSQLPCSDLSARYVSSGSQAMIGPKRSPLGLAADPGGFPLYKNGVVVGGVGVMADGVYGSDPDVTDTDNDPEEYIALAGTLGFEAPDSIRANRIFVDGTSLRYSDAAYSGLIASGGASFAAINGSAGSLVAVRGYYGQPAPMVLAGVAYGSELSGVRASRVAEFSNRDAFVLTDGSGNNRFPIRAATDAGDVAQPLTAAEVTAVLEEAFTIMSRARAQIRQPLDSRAQVTISVVDTRGAALGIVRSPDAPIFGTDVSLQKARTAAFFSGAHAGQDLLASSSADVAAFVGKARTFLNDPAALTGTHAFTDRANGLLSRPYFPDGEVGRPNGPFSRPITQFNPFSTGLQSALVVGDLAAHLAFVTGASATDTPQRCSAVTGVGAGNRVQNGIQIFPGSVPIYRGGVLVGAIGVSGDGIDQDDMISFLGAHEGGQRGGGIGNAPAAIRADQIVVDLGSRTVPLRYVQCPIAPFLDTSSQNVCRGL; encoded by the coding sequence ATGCTGGCGTCTTGCGGCGGTGGCGGCGGCAGCAGTGGCGGAAGCGGCGGGTCGCCCACCCCGACCCCGACACCCACGCCGACGCGCCTCTATGCCGATCCGGCGCAGGAGGCGCTGACCGTCGCCGATGTTGAGAGCGTCGTCGCCCATGCGGCGGCCGAGGCGCAGGCGCGCAGTCTGCCAGCGGTGATTGCTGTTACGGATCGCGTAGGCAATGTGCTGGCGGTGTTTCGGATGAACGGGGCGCGGGCGACGGCCACGACCAGCGCCGCGCCCAACGGGCAGAATATAGACGCACAGAATCTGACCGTCCCGGCTGAGGCGGGCGCGATTTCCAAGGCGATTACCGGGGCCTATCTGTCGAGTGGGGGCAATGCCTTTTCGACGCGCACGGCGAGCATGATCGTGCAGGAACATTTCCCGCCCGCTCCGGGGACGGTGGGGCTGGAGAGCGGGCCGCTGTTCGGGGTGCAGTTCAGCCAGTTGCCCTGTTCGGACCTGTCGGCGCGCTATGTGTCGTCGGGTTCACAAGCGATGATCGGGCCGAAGCGGTCGCCGCTGGGGTTGGCGGCCGATCCGGGGGGCTTTCCGCTTTACAAGAATGGCGTCGTTGTCGGCGGCGTTGGGGTGATGGCGGATGGGGTCTATGGATCGGACCCTGATGTCACCGACACGGACAATGATCCGGAAGAATATATCGCGCTGGCCGGGACGCTGGGGTTTGAGGCGCCGGATAGCATCCGTGCCAACCGCATTTTCGTGGACGGCACGTCGCTGCGCTATTCGGACGCGGCCTATTCGGGCCTGATCGCCAGCGGCGGGGCGAGCTTTGCGGCGATCAATGGCAGCGCCGGGTCGCTGGTCGCGGTGCGCGGCTATTATGGCCAACCGGCGCCGATGGTGCTGGCGGGGGTCGCCTATGGCAGCGAGCTTTCGGGCGTGCGCGCTTCGCGGGTGGCGGAATTTTCCAATCGTGACGCCTTTGTGCTGACGGACGGGTCGGGGAATAATCGCTTTCCGATCCGGGCGGCGACCGATGCCGGGGATGTGGCGCAGCCGCTGACCGCCGCAGAGGTGACGGCGGTGCTGGAGGAAGCCTTCACCATCATGAGCCGGGCGCGGGCGCAGATCAGGCAGCCGCTGGACAGCCGGGCGCAGGTGACGATCAGCGTTGTGGATACGCGCGGCGCGGCGCTGGGGATCGTGCGGTCGCCCGATGCGCCGATCTTTGGCACCGATGTCAGTTTGCAGAAGGCGCGGACGGCGGCGTTCTTCTCCGGCGCTCATGCGGGGCAGGACCTGCTGGCGAGCAGCAGCGCGGATGTGGCGGCGTTCGTGGGGAAGGCGCGGACCTTCCTCAATGATCCGGCGGCGCTGACGGGCACGCATGCCTTTACCGATCGGGCGAATGGTCTGCTGTCGCGGCCTTATTTTCCCGATGGCGAAGTGGGGCGGCCCAATGGGCCTTTCTCGCGGCCGATCACGCAGTTCAATCCTTTCTCGACCGGGCTGCAATCGGCCTTGGTGGTGGGCGATCTTGCCGCGCATCTGGCCTTTGTGACGGGGGCGAGCGCGACCGACACTCCGCAGCGTTGTTCGGCGGTGACGGGCGTGGGCGCGGGCAATCGGGTGCAGAATGGCATTCAGATCTTTCCCGGCTCCGTGCCCATTTATCGGGGCGGCGTGCTGGTGGGCGCGATCGGTGTGTCCGGCGATGGCATCGATCAGGATGACATGATCAGCTTCCTGGGCGCGCATGAGGGCGGCCAGCGCGGCGGCGGCATCGGCAATGCGCCCGCCGCGATCCGGGCGGATCAGATTGTCGTGGATCTGGGGAGTAGGACCGTGCCGTTGCGCTATGTCCAGTGTCCTATTGCGCCATTTCTTGACACCTCTTCTCAAAATGTTTGCAGGGGGCTTTGA
- a CDS encoding multiheme c-type cytochrome gives MLLVLLLCALPGGGRAAADAAPVTRGFTGVASCAGSTCHGRMEGDGKVVRQDELMRWQEPSTPGGAHSRAFAVLSGTRGRQIAATLGLGDATAAPACLGCHSTPAAGTRVLASDGVGCEACHGAAGGWIASHYAVGASHASNVAAGMIPLDRPQARAAVCLDCHFGSDRPGQFVDHRMMAAGHPRVSFEIDLFSSMQAHHDEDADYARRKGRTDSLKLWAVGQAMAVERALSLYASAKGTEGAFPEFYFFDCQSCHRRIYDQAERSKTWEANPGRPIPAGMPPFNDENMIMLSAAAKVIAPGAAARFDADSKAFHAAIARDRGLAVAAAGKLAASAGALANGFAGAKTSGDMAFAIVSEIAGGAISPRFTDYEGSVQAVMAVDTLLNSMVKSGRVTMGAAAGIRADINRAYAAVKEPNSYQPAAFRSALGSAARSIGALR, from the coding sequence ATGCTGCTCGTTCTGCTGCTGTGCGCCTTGCCGGGCGGCGGCCGGGCGGCGGCTGACGCGGCGCCGGTGACGCGCGGCTTTACCGGCGTTGCCTCCTGCGCGGGTTCTACCTGTCACGGGCGGATGGAAGGCGACGGCAAGGTCGTGCGCCAGGATGAGCTGATGCGATGGCAGGAGCCTTCGACCCCCGGTGGTGCGCATAGCCGGGCTTTTGCCGTGCTGTCCGGCACGCGCGGTCGGCAGATCGCGGCGACACTGGGGCTGGGCGATGCGACGGCGGCGCCTGCTTGCCTAGGGTGCCATTCGACTCCGGCGGCGGGCACACGGGTGCTGGCGAGCGATGGTGTCGGGTGCGAAGCGTGCCACGGCGCGGCGGGGGGCTGGATCGCGTCGCACTATGCCGTCGGGGCGAGCCATGCGTCGAACGTCGCGGCGGGGATGATCCCGCTCGACCGGCCGCAGGCGCGGGCCGCTGTCTGCCTCGATTGCCATTTCGGCAGCGACCGGCCGGGCCAGTTTGTCGATCACCGCATGATGGCGGCTGGCCATCCGCGTGTCTCGTTTGAAATCGACCTCTTCTCTTCCATGCAGGCGCATCATGACGAGGATGCCGACTATGCACGGCGCAAGGGGCGGACGGACAGCCTGAAGCTGTGGGCCGTGGGTCAGGCGATGGCGGTGGAGCGGGCGCTGAGCCTCTATGCCAGCGCGAAGGGGACGGAAGGGGCTTTTCCCGAATTTTACTTCTTCGATTGCCAGAGCTGCCATCGGCGCATTTATGACCAGGCGGAGCGCAGCAAGACATGGGAAGCGAACCCCGGACGGCCGATCCCGGCGGGCATGCCGCCTTTCAATGACGAGAATATGATCATGCTGTCGGCAGCGGCCAAGGTGATTGCGCCGGGTGCCGCAGCGCGGTTCGATGCGGATAGCAAGGCTTTCCATGCCGCCATCGCGCGGGACCGGGGTTTGGCAGTCGCGGCGGCTGGCAAGCTGGCGGCGAGCGCAGGCGCGCTGGCCAATGGCTTTGCGGGGGCAAAGACGAGTGGCGACATGGCGTTTGCCATCGTCAGCGAGATAGCGGGCGGAGCGATCAGCCCGCGCTTCACCGATTATGAAGGGTCGGTACAGGCGGTAATGGCGGTCGACACCTTGCTCAACAGCATGGTGAAGTCGGGCCGCGTGACCATGGGCGCAGCGGCAGGCATAAGGGCGGACATCAACCGCGCCTATGCAGCGGTCAAGGAACCCAACAGTTATCAGCCCGCAGCATTCCGGTCGGCGCTGGGCAGCGCGGCGCGCAGTATTGGAGCATTGCGGTGA